The genomic segment AGGTGTGGATAAGACCGATTTCACTGGAGATGAGCGATGCTTCAAGCATAGGAAGATGCACTTGTTCGCGTAGCAGCATGAGCGCAATAGTATTTATCGTCAGTGCGGCGATTCCGATGCTTGCAAGATAGTGATTTTTCTGACGCGAAATGTGTGCATTTCTCATATATTTCTCGTGTTATCAGGTAGATGTATGCGAGATAGGTGCGTTTAATTTTGTATCGCGCCTACTTGTGGCTGGTGCCAAGATGCAGCGGAGACTTGCGGCGGTGGGCAACGAGCGACTGGAAGCGCAGGCGAAGCACCATCAGGGCGGCCTCGCGCACAATGCTGCGCGACATCTTGGAAGCGCCAGCCACACGGTCGGGGAAGATGATCGGGATCTCGCAGATCCGCAGACCGGCCAGGAAGCAGCGGTAGTTCATCTCGACCTGGAAGGCGTAGCCGCTGGACTGAAGCCGATCGATATTCACCGCCCGCAGGGCATCGGTGCGGAAACACTTATAGCCGCCGGTGCAGTCGCGGATAGGCATGCCCAGCACCAGCCGGGCGTAGAGGCTGCCACCCTTGCTGATGATATGGCGCATCAGGCTCCAGTTTTCGGCGTGGCCGCCGCGAATATTGCGCGAGCCGAGCACCACATCGTAGCGGTCGGCGGCCAGGGCCAGCATCTGCTGCAGGTAGCAGGGCTGGTGCGAGAAATCGGCATCCATCTCGCACACAAAGCGGTAGCCACGCTGAAGGCCATAGCGAAAGCCCGCGATATAGGCCGTGCCAAGGCCCTGCTTACCCGCGCGCCGCAGCAGCTGGATGCGGTCGCTCTGCGCGGCCATGGCGGCCACAAGATCGCCAGTGCCATCGGGCGAGGCGTCATCCACCACCAGCACATCGAAGGCTGCACCCTGGGCCAGAACCTCGGCAAGCAATCGCTCGATATTGAGCGCCTCGTTGTAGGTGGGAATAACGACAAGACACGAGTGCGGCACGTCAATAGGGAACAGAGACGCTGGGGCAGGTGTGTAGCTGGGGGTTGAGCAATCGGTGTTCATCCTACGGCATCCTTTCTGTGCGACAGCGTGCCATCCATCAGCACATGCGACATCGCATCTTTATTTGGGTAGCTTTATGAACTCTTTCCTTTGTGGCTACAAATATTTGTCAGGCAAAATACTTGAGATTCCCTGACACCGTGAGTGTATCATAGCGGAGGCTCATGGTGATAGTCAATACTGTGAGGGAATTTATACATTATTTAATAATGGTAAATACGGTTTTACGGCTTCTCAATCGTATATACAAGGGTCGAGCAAAGCGGCCCTCGGCATACCCGCTTTAAAAAAGCACGGATGAATGCGGTTCTGTGAGCAAATAGAAGCAAAGCAACCGCAGATCGTTTCCGCATTATCGATTAAAAATGTGCAGAAACGTGACCTGATGCAAAATTCTACCGTTTGCGGCCCAAAGAAGGTATGGTACAATCTGCTCTGTTCCATACGAAAAAGATAACAAACCTATGCATTCACAGATCACCTTGTTGGTTGCGCTCCTGATCGGAAGCCTGGGCATTGTCGTACTCTGTGCATTCTGGCTGACCCGGCCTAGAAAGCCAGCGCCGCAGCTCAGGCGGCCAGCAGCCACCCAGGCCAAGCGCCCCGCTGCCGCCCCCGTGCACCAGGCGGCGGCGATACCTGCGCGCCCACCCGCCGAGCTTGCGCCACAGCAGTTTCTCGCCCAGCAGCTCTCCGCGCCGCCAGACCACCCGCCTAAAGGGCCGCGCAGCGCATCCTACGCGGCTGTCACCACCCTACTCACCCCCGCCGAGCAGTCCTTCCTGGCCGTGCTGCGCGAGGCCGCGCCCGACCATATGATGATCTGCCCGCAGGTGCGGCTGGCCAATCTTGTGCACCCAACCGCGCGTAACCGCAAGCAGAACCAGTACGATTTCTACCGCATCCAGGCCAAGTGTGTCGATTTTGTCCTATGCGACACGGCCACCACCGCACCGCGTCTGGTGATCGAGCTGGATGACCGCTCGCACGACCGGCCCGACCGCCA from the Chloroflexia bacterium SDU3-3 genome contains:
- a CDS encoding polyprenol monophosphomannose synthase; the encoded protein is MNTDCSTPSYTPAPASLFPIDVPHSCLVVIPTYNEALNIERLLAEVLAQGAAFDVLVVDDASPDGTGDLVAAMAAQSDRIQLLRRAGKQGLGTAYIAGFRYGLQRGYRFVCEMDADFSHQPCYLQQMLALAADRYDVVLGSRNIRGGHAENWSLMRHIISKGGSLYARLVLGMPIRDCTGGYKCFRTDALRAVNIDRLQSSGYAFQVEMNYRCFLAGLRICEIPIIFPDRVAGASKMSRSIVREAALMVLRLRFQSLVAHRRKSPLHLGTSHK
- a CDS encoding DUF2726 domain-containing protein, whose translation is MHSQITLLVALLIGSLGIVVLCAFWLTRPRKPAPQLRRPAATQAKRPAAAPVHQAAAIPARPPAELAPQQFLAQQLSAPPDHPPKGPRSASYAAVTTLLTPAEQSFLAVLREAAPDHMMICPQVRLANLVHPTARNRKQNQYDFYRIQAKCVDFVLCDTATTAPRLVIELDDRSHDRPDRQARDAFVDSTLGEVGMPILHVRWQRSYDAQQIREAIRVKLNMRTQPVAAASVAAAGAPVAGGWLTPIAAEVREVGAVVAVRCRSCLRDMPQGVAFCPACGARSS